Proteins encoded together in one Candidatus Saccharimonadales bacterium window:
- a CDS encoding CAP domain-containing protein, translated as SERAAANKSSLGLSAKLNSSAQAKANDMIQDNYWAHNSPDGKTPWYWFDQAGYDYLVAGENLAYGFDTSSGVINGWMNSPSHRDNMLNSAFEQVGFGIANGSNYQGGPNTVVVAHYGDPAVSTQSSPPPSSSSSKPKTAAAPTASKPAAAEPVPQAAVEKPKSKDNAKTDEIDLAPAADPTPAPVTFASDEPKIISNWEALLTGQAGWALYTAAAVAGSIGFVYAYRHVLFIHKVVIRGEDYILSHPLLEASIIYALIWLLLSATFGSVL; from the coding sequence ATTCCGAACGAGCCGCAGCTAACAAAAGCAGTCTAGGATTGAGCGCTAAGTTAAACTCTTCGGCCCAAGCCAAAGCCAACGACATGATCCAGGACAACTACTGGGCACACAACTCACCGGACGGTAAAACACCGTGGTATTGGTTTGATCAAGCCGGTTACGATTACCTGGTTGCGGGTGAAAACTTGGCATACGGTTTTGACACCAGCAGCGGTGTAATAAACGGCTGGATGAATAGCCCTTCACACCGGGACAACATGCTCAATTCGGCGTTTGAACAAGTCGGATTCGGTATCGCCAATGGCTCGAACTATCAGGGCGGGCCTAATACCGTGGTAGTCGCCCACTACGGCGATCCGGCTGTCTCTACCCAAAGTTCGCCGCCGCCCAGCAGCTCCAGTTCCAAGCCCAAGACCGCGGCTGCTCCCACAGCCAGCAAGCCGGCCGCCGCCGAGCCAGTCCCCCAGGCCGCAGTTGAGAAACCAAAATCAAAGGATAATGCAAAAACCGATGAGATCGACCTCGCACCAGCCGCTGATCCTACTCCGGCGCCAGTTACGTTTGCCTCAGACGAGCCTAAAATCATCAGCAACTGGGAAGCGCTGCTGACCGGACAAGCTGGCTGGGCGCTATACACGGCCGCCGCCGTGGCTGGCTCGATCGGTTTCGTCTACGCCTATCGCCACGTGCTGTTTATCCATAAAGTTGTTATAAGGGGCGAAGATTACATCCTCAGCCATCCCTTGCTCGAAGCTAGTATCATCTACGCCTTAATCTGGCTGCTGCTGTCAGCCACATTCGGCAGCGTCTTATGA